AGAAGCAGTAGAAATCTTTTTATCAGATGGCACAGAAACGGCAGAGGTTATAGGAAGATTATCCTCAATTGCCTTAAGAGCAGGCGTTTCAACAGATGAAATAGTTCAGCAATTAGAAAAAGTCAAAGGATCGTATTGTAAAGAATTAGCGCAAGAAATAAGCAAAGCCCTCAACGATTTCAACCAGTTATGGGGAACTCAAATAGAAGATTATGAAGTAATAAGAACGGGCACACCTAAAACCCGAGAAGAAGTAGAAAAATTTGTCTACGCCAATGACTTAAAATACGACAAAGGATATTATATAGACTCAGAAGGTAACGCATACTGTCCAAGCTGTCTATCTAAAAATACCCTGATAAACGAATCAGGCTGTGTCACCTGTACAACATGTGGATGGTCAAAGTGTTCTTAAATAATATACAATAAGAAACAATACTAGAATTTGGTTTTGAAATAGGTGATATAGCTTTATTAAAAATTGATGGAACAAGCGTTATTGTTCCTTTTGTTACAACTTATGGTTATGTCGACAGAGGCAATCCCATTGTTGCAATAACTTTATAGCCCGCCTTCATGGCGGTTTTTTTGGTTTTATTATTTTTTTTGTTCACAGTTTAGATAAGTTGAACCGACTTAATATAAAATAATGTTAACAAGTTAACCTAATAATAACGTAGAAAAGAAAATGATGAAAAAAACCGTCTGTCGACCTCCAATAGGGTAAAAAACCCGGGGGATCGACAGACAAGCGAAAAAAGTCACAAGCCCTATTACATGCGCTTTTGAATTGAATCTTAACAAATTCTCAAAGTTTTGCTTGACAATCGTAATTTTTTATGATATAGTATTTATAAGTATCTTATGCCTTTTTATCCTACCTATAAGGAATGGAAACTTGTCTTTTAGCCATACAGCTACATTTCCAGTAATTCTTTTTATCCTACCTATGAAGAATGGAAACATTCTATCTTTAAATTTATTATAACTCTTCTCAAAACTTTTTATCCTACCTATGAGGAATGGAAACCTTTTCTAGAATGCTGTCAACAAGTTCAGCCAAGTCGCTTTTTATCCTACCTATAAGGAATGGAGGGTAGGTGGAGGAATGGAAACATCGACGTTTTAACTCACCTCGATATTTGTAGTACGTCTTTTTATCCTACCTATGAGGAATGGAGTGTGGGTGGAGGAATGGAAACGCTGAAGACATAGCAACTGAAGGGCATGAAGAAGTATACTTTTTATCCTACCTATGAGGAATGGAGGTAGGGGAGGGGAATGGAAACGAGATTGCTTCAAAGCTTCGATGCAGTATGTTCTCGCTTTAAAAGGATTTTGATGAATTGAAGGCTGGGAAGGAATGGAAATAATAGAATCTTTAGGCTTCGACATGTTAAACCTTAAATTTTTAACTAAACTTTTATGAATGAAACCCAGTAAAGAAAACATGGCCTGGTAACTTAGGGGGAGATTTTTTAATTTCTTTTGCCCTTAATAATGCAAGATATAGTAAGATTAAAAACGAGCTAGTATTCCAGCTTTATAAACTTCCATAAAATGCTTTCTGATTTTTAAACAAACCTTAATAAAAGAAAGAAATGAAAACTTCTAGCTGAATTCTTTTGAAAACCATTACCTTATAACCTTTTTACTCTACCTATGAGGAATGGAGGGTGGGGTAGAGCAATGGAAACAATTTTATTTCTAAGTTTCCAAGTAGTGTTCTCTAACCTTTAAATCATAATTTTATGAATGAAAGAAAGCAAAAAAATAATCCCTCACATGTGAAGGATTTTTCTTTTTTGTTTTGAAACAATTAAGACCAAGGGGAATGAATTGGTTGAGAAATTTTAAAGGTTGGGGATGAATAAAAATAATGAAAGATAAACAAGATCTTCAAATAGGAGACATTTTAAATTTTTGTTTTAAAGGTGTAATGATTTAGTGAGAATGAAAGCATGGTTTTATCAACTCTTCCGGATCGCCCTTCTAGTGGCTCCCAATTTTTAATCAAACTTTCATGAAAGGAATAAATGATATCTTCCTATGAAATTCTTTTAAATGATCTTTACTTAAAATTTCTTTCATTCTTTTTTTAAGGAATGGCAAAATATATAAACTTTAACATGATGTGCTATAATTTAAATATAAGATAACTTTTCATCTACATATAAGTAAAGGAACCTGTAAAAGCTAGGTTATTAACAAGTAGCGATAATCACACATCATATCGAACATGTATTTAAATTTATTTAACCAAACCCTAAGGAGGCTTCTATATGGATAACAAAGTTATGTTTCCAAAGTTATTCACACCTATCAATATAAATGGTGTGGAAATAAAAAACAGGGTTGTTTTTTTACCTCATGCCACAGTTTACGTGGACCAGGACTATGCTCCTACTGAAAGAGAAATGTATTATTACGAAGAAAGAGCAAAGGGCGGTGCGGGCCTTATAATTGTCCCTAGTAGGATTGTTCATCCTACCGGTGTATTTCCAGGTTTGGGCATAGGATACAACAGGGAAAATATCCCAAAGTTCAAGAAAATAGTCGATGCAGTACATTTTCATGGTGCAAAGACATTTATACAGCTTTCGCATATGGGCAATCAGACAAAGAGTGTAGAGACATTTCATCCTACGTGGGCACCGTCTGCGATACCTGATATGACTGTAGGTGAAATGCCTAAAGAAATGACCTTGGAAGAAATAAAGGAATTAGTGGAGTCATTTGCATTATGTGCTGAAATACTTATGGAAGCAGGTTTTGATGGTGTAGAGATCAAGGTTGCTCATGATGGTATATTAGGGCAATTTGTGTCTCTTCTTAAAAATAAGAGAACAGATGAATATGGAGTCAGCATAGAAAACAGAGGAAGAATAATTGTAGAAATTCTAAGTGCTATTAGGGTGAAAATTGGTCAAATACCGTTGGGCGTAAGGCTTGGTATAAACAGGTATATGCCTGGAGATTATGGTGTAGATGAGGCTGTTGAATATGCAAAGATGTTTACCACTGTTGCAGACTATATAAGCACCGATACAGGTACATGGGAAAGCATAGATATGCTTGTGCCATCCATGAATATCCCTCAAGGGTTCCTTTTGAAAGATGTAGCGAGGATAAAGCAGGCAACAGGTAAAATCGTAATTGGTAATGGCCGAATCGTGTGGCCAGCTACTGCTGAAGGTGCACTGGAAAAGGGCTATTTGGATATGGTAGGTATGGCCAGGGCCCAAATAGCTGACCCTTATTGGGCAAAGAAAGCTGAGGCAGGAAAGCCCTACGAAATAAGAGGTTGCATCGGCTGTAACCAAAAGTGCATGGGTAGATTGTTAGAAAACCTGCCCATAAGCTGTGTCCAAAACCCTACGTCT
This region of Petrotoga olearia DSM 13574 genomic DNA includes:
- a CDS encoding NAD(P)-binding protein, producing the protein MDNKVMFPKLFTPININGVEIKNRVVFLPHATVYVDQDYAPTEREMYYYEERAKGGAGLIIVPSRIVHPTGVFPGLGIGYNRENIPKFKKIVDAVHFHGAKTFIQLSHMGNQTKSVETFHPTWAPSAIPDMTVGEMPKEMTLEEIKELVESFALCAEILMEAGFDGVEIKVAHDGILGQFVSLLKNKRTDEYGVSIENRGRIIVEILSAIRVKIGQIPLGVRLGINRYMPGDYGVDEAVEYAKMFTTVADYISTDTGTWESIDMLVPSMNIPQGFLLKDVARIKQATGKIVIGNGRIVWPATAEGALEKGYLDMVGMARAQIADPYWAKKAEAGKPYEIRGCIGCNQKCMGRLLENLPISCVQNPTSGHEKKYGEDVLYKKTSKPKKIVVVGGGPSGMKAAEIYARRGNQVVLFEKDPELGGRVRWERRIPGRRGVAGVSRYLMYMLDILDNVDARLNSKADVEAVLKEKPDIVIIATGSTLISANPNYYSTIEALNENVKGNNILVVDNDSTTEGSGIVELFVKANKIVHWLTPSFFNGQNITPPILLDNFKRLAGKENLILHPMKVLMDFKDGEATLLNIYLNTVEKLNGIDSVVVTGIKEPNNSLYDSLKGKVPELYLIGDAAAPRDIASALEDAVGLTELIKDA